The sequence below is a genomic window from Actinokineospora baliensis.
CCCGGTCGGGGACGCCGTGCTCGACGGAGGTGAGCGCGCCCATGTCCGAGGCGACCTTGTGCAGCAGTTCCGACAGCGGCAGCTCCAGCGCGTCGCAGATGGCGGCCAGCAGCTCGCTGGAGGCCTCCTTGCGGCCGCGTTCGACCTCGGAGAGGTAGCCGAGGCTGACCCGCGCGGAGCGGGACACCTCGCGCAGCGTGCGCCGCTGGTTGGTGCGGGCGTGTCGGAGCCGATCACCGATCGCCTCGCGCAACAGCACGGTCATCGCGCACCTCCCTTCCTCGACTGGCCCGGGTCCGCGCCCCGCACCCGCCCTGGAGCAGGTGCCCGAGCGGGACGGCGCGCGGCCGTCACACCGACCACGTTACCCACGGGGACTGACCGCGCGCAGCGACTTCCCGGGTAGTCCGCCAAGAGCGAACGACCTGGGCGGGCACGCAGGGACGACCCCGGGTTCACTCCGAAAGGGTACCGAGGTCCACGCCGATGAGCGCGAGGACGCCCGCGACGGCCGCCGAGCGGACCTCCTCGCGGCCGCCGACGACCTCGATCAACTCCCGGCGCTCGCCGCGCGCGCTGACCAGGGCGATGTGCACGGTCCCCGGCGCGACCCCGTCCTGCGGGTCCGGACCGGCGACCCCGGTGAGGCCGACGCCGATGTCGGCCCCGCAGCGGGCGCGGGCACCGGCGGCGAGCTGGGCGGCGACTTCGGCGTTCACCGCGCCGTGCGCGGCCAGCAGCGCGGGGTCGACCCCGGCGAGAGATGCCTTCAGGTCTGTGGCGTACACCACGAGCCCACCGCGCACGACCGCGCTGGCGCCTGGGACCTCCGTGAGGGTCGCCGTGACCAGCCCCGCGGTGAGCGACTCGGCCGTGGCGACGGTCTCCCCCGCCGCCTTGAGGGCGGCGACGACCTGGGCCGGGGTCACTTGCCGATGGCGCGCAGGCCGCGGGCCCGCAGCCGGACGGCGCGGATGACGTAGTCGACGCCGGTGACCACGGTCAGCACGACGGCCAGGCCCATGGACAGCCACGCGACCGGGGTCAGCCAGTCCGGCAGCGGCAGCAGGAAGGCGCCGATCGCGAAGACCTGGGTGAGCGTCTTGACCTTGCCGCCGCGGCTGGCCGGGATGACGCCGTGCCGGATCACCCAGAAGCGCAGCAGGGTGACCCCCACCTCGCGGACGGCGATCACCAGGGTGATCCACCAGGGCAGCTCGCCGAGTGCGCTGAGGCCGAACAGCGCGGCCCCGGTGAGCGCCTTGTCCGCGATCGGGTCGACGATCTTGCCGAAGTCGGTGATCAGGCCGTGCTTGCGGGCGAGCTTGCCGTCGACGTGGTCGGTGATGGAGGCCAGCGCGAACACCGCGAACGCCACCAGCCGCCAGGTGCTGTCGGTGCCGTCCTCGGTGAACAGGGCCAGCAGGAACACCGGGACCAGCACGAGCCGGGTCATGGTGAGCAGGTTTGCCACGTTGAGCAGCGGCACCTGGGTGGGCTCCGGCAGCTCCGGTGCGGTCGTGGCGCTGACCGCGACGACCGGTGGGACGGTGCTCAGGTCGACGGGGTCGGCGACGGTCGGGGTCATCACCTCGGCGCGGTCGTCGCCGCCCACGGTGTCGCCGCCGGTCGCCGCGGAGCTCATTGCGGCCCCGGGTTCGCGCGCGGGATGACCTCGAGCACCTCGACCACCAGGTCGACGCCCTCGGTGTCGACCACGCGGGCGCGCAGCAGGTCGCCCGCGGCGTACTTCTCGCCGTCGAGCACCACGCACTCGCCGTCGACCTCGGGCGCCTGGTGCGCGGCGCGGCCGACGCAGTCCTCGTCGTCGGTCTCCTCGCGCTCGACGAGGACCACGACCTCGGTGCCGATCCGGTCCTCGGCGCGCTGGGCGGTCAGCTCCTCGGCCAGCGCGGAGATCCGCGCGACCCGCGCGGCGATGGTGTCCGCGTCGAGCTTGCCGTCGAGGTTCTCCGCCTCGGTGCCGTCCTCGTCGGAGTAGCCGAACACGCCGACCGCGTCCAGCCTGGCCCCGGTGAGGAACCGGACCAGCTCGTCGACGTCGGCCTCGGTCTCCCCGGGGAACCCGACGATGACGTTGCTGCGGATGCCCGCCTCGGGGGCCAGGGCGCGGATCTGCTCGACCAGGCCGAGGAAGGACTCGGTGTTGCCGAAGCGGCGCATGCGGCGCAGGACGGGCTCGCTGGAGTGCTGGAAGGACATGTCGAAGTAGTCCGCGACGCCGTGTGTGGTGGCTATCGCGCGCAAGAGGTTCGGCCTGGTCTCGGCGGGCTGCAGGTACGACACGCGCACCCGGTCGATCCCGGGGATCGCGGCGAGGCGCGTCAAGACGGCCTCCAGCGCGCCTTGGCCCGCGTGCTCACGACCGAGGTCCTTGCCGTAAGAGGTGGAGTTCTCGCTGACCAGCACGATCTCGCGTACCCCCTGCTGGGCCAGCCACACCCCCTCGGCCACGATCTCGTCCGGTACGCGGGAGACGAAGGACCCGCGGAAGGACGGGATGGCGCAGAACGAGCAGCGCCGGTCGCAGCCGGAGGCGATCTTGAGCGAGGCCACCGGGCCGTCGTCGAGCCGCTTGCGGGCCACGGTCGGCCCCCAGGCGTGGCCGGGCACGGTGACGTCGGTGCGCTGCCGCTCGACCGGGGAGATCGGCAGCAGCGTGCGCCGGTCGACCGGGACGTGCGAGGGGATGCTGTGCCCCGCGATGACGTCGCCGAGCCGCTCGGCCAGGTCCGGGTAGTGGTCGAACCCCAGGACGGCGGCGGCCTCGGGCAGGCTCTCGGCCAGTTCGGTGCCGTAGCGCTGCGCCATGCACCCCACCGCGACGACCTTCGCCCCGGTGTCGGCCGCGGCCAGCAGCGTGTCCACCGAGTCCTTCTTGGCCGACTCGACGAACCCGCAGGTGTTGACCACGATCACATCGGGGGTCTCCTCGGCGTCGACCAGGTCCCAGCCGCCCCCGGCCAGCCGCCCGGCCAACTCCTCGGAGTCGACCTCGTTGCGGGCGCACCCGAGGGTGAGCATGGCGACACGGCGTGGTGTGGTGGGAGAGGACACGGGCCAAGGGTAACCGCCCGGTGTCCAGGGGTTGGACACGTGCTTCCCGACCGCCCCTGGGACAGGATGACCCCATGGTGACCGAGGACGACGTGCGCGCGGCAGCGTTGGCGCTACCTGGCACGACGGAGAAGCCCTCTTACGGCACCCCGGGCTTCCGCGTGAAGGACAAGCTTTTCGCCCGGTTGAAGGACCCCGTGACGCTGGTGGCCTGGGTGGCGGACGAGTCCGAGAAGCACGCACTCATCGCGGAGGACCCCACCCGCTACTTCACCACCCCGCACTACGACGGCTACGCCTCCGTACTCGTGCGGCTCTCGGAGATAGAGGTCGCGGACCTGGAAGACATCCT
It includes:
- a CDS encoding helix-turn-helix domain-containing protein, whose product is MTVLLREAIGDRLRHARTNQRRTLREVSRSARVSLGYLSEVERGRKEASSELLAAICDALELPLSELLHKVASDMGALTSVEHGVPDRVGAEQVEGIEAIDAIGADTGQAVAVEGGRLLPAVIGENLADLRIQPVLSHRIDPPMPKARAGAVFAA
- a CDS encoding CinA family protein yields the protein MTPAQVVAALKAAGETVATAESLTAGLVTATLTEVPGASAVVRGGLVVYATDLKASLAGVDPALLAAHGAVNAEVAAQLAAGARARCGADIGVGLTGVAGPDPQDGVAPGTVHIALVSARGERRELIEVVGGREEVRSAAVAGVLALIGVDLGTLSE
- the pgsA gene encoding CDP-diacylglycerol--glycerol-3-phosphate 3-phosphatidyltransferase; protein product: MTRLVLVPVFLLALFTEDGTDSTWRLVAFAVFALASITDHVDGKLARKHGLITDFGKIVDPIADKALTGAALFGLSALGELPWWITLVIAVREVGVTLLRFWVIRHGVIPASRGGKVKTLTQVFAIGAFLLPLPDWLTPVAWLSMGLAVVLTVVTGVDYVIRAVRLRARGLRAIGK
- the rimO gene encoding 30S ribosomal protein S12 methylthiotransferase RimO — its product is MLTLGCARNEVDSEELAGRLAGGGWDLVDAEETPDVIVVNTCGFVESAKKDSVDTLLAAADTGAKVVAVGCMAQRYGTELAESLPEAAAVLGFDHYPDLAERLGDVIAGHSIPSHVPVDRRTLLPISPVERQRTDVTVPGHAWGPTVARKRLDDGPVASLKIASGCDRRCSFCAIPSFRGSFVSRVPDEIVAEGVWLAQQGVREIVLVSENSTSYGKDLGREHAGQGALEAVLTRLAAIPGIDRVRVSYLQPAETRPNLLRAIATTHGVADYFDMSFQHSSEPVLRRMRRFGNTESFLGLVEQIRALAPEAGIRSNVIVGFPGETEADVDELVRFLTGARLDAVGVFGYSDEDGTEAENLDGKLDADTIAARVARISALAEELTAQRAEDRIGTEVVVLVEREETDDEDCVGRAAHQAPEVDGECVVLDGEKYAAGDLLRARVVDTEGVDLVVEVLEVIPRANPGPQ
- a CDS encoding MmcQ/YjbR family DNA-binding protein, producing the protein MVTEDDVRAAALALPGTTEKPSYGTPGFRVKDKLFARLKDPVTLVAWVADESEKHALIAEDPTRYFTTPHYDGYASVLVRLSEIEVADLEDILLEAWRVRAPSRLVAEFDAT